From Callithrix jacchus isolate 240 chromosome 15, calJac240_pri, whole genome shotgun sequence, one genomic window encodes:
- the LOC100896763 gene encoding uncharacterized protein LOC100896763 isoform X3: protein MPENDHSMASLAGRNLMECSELTLKQEIFKGSESSNRTSGGLFGVVPGGTETGDVSEDTLKELEGQPSNEERSRLENYFLEITDEDKKKSTKDRYEEYEEVGEHPYLSSSPPEHEGVLKGQKSYQCDECGKAFYWSSHLIGHQRIHTGEKPYECNDCGKTFRQTSQLIVHLRTHTGEKPYECSECGKAYRHSSHLVQHQRLHNGEKPYKCNECAKAFNQSSKLFDHQRIHTGEKPYECNECGAAFSRSKNLVRHQVLHTGKKPYKCNECGRAFCSNRNLIDHQRTHTGEKPYECSECGKAFSRSKCLIRHQSLHTGEKPYKCSECGKAFNQFTQLIDHERIHTGEKPFKCSECGKAFSLSKCLVRHQRLHTGEKPYKCNECGKSFNQNSYLIIHQRIHTVEMGVLHVGHAGLELPTSGDLPTSASQMLELQA from the exons ATGCCAGAAAATGACCACAGCATGGCCTCCTTGG CAGGTAGGAACTTGATGGAGTGTTCGGAGTTGACTCTGAAGCAGGAAATTTTTAAAGGATCAGAGTCATCTAATAGGACATCAGGGGGACTCTTTGGGGTGGTTCCTGGGGGAACAGAGACTGGAGATGTTTCTGAAGATACTTTGAAAGAGTTAGAAGGACAACCCTCAAATGAAGAAAGGAGCagattagaaaattatttcttggAAATAACAGATGAGGAtaagaaaaaatctacaaaagaCAGATATGAGGAATATGAGGAAGTTGGGGAACATCCATATCTATCTTCCAGTCCTCCTGAACATGAAGGAGTTTTAAAGGGACAGAAATCCTATCAGTGTgatgaatgtggcaaagctttttaTTGGAGTTCACACCTCATTGGTCATCAGAGaatccacactggagagaaaccctatgagtGTAATGACTGTGGGAAGACCTTCAGGCAAACCTCTCAGCTCATTGTTCATCTCAGAACCCACACAGGGGAAAAACCCTATGAATGCAGCGAGTGTGGAAAGGCCTATAGGCACAGCTCCCATCTCGTTCAACACCAGAGACTCCATAATGGggagaaaccctataaatgtaatgaatgtgcGAAAGCTTTTAATCAGAGCTCCAAACTCTTTGACCACCAGAGAATCCATACTGGGGAGAAACCTTATGAATGCAATGAGTGTGGGGCAGCCTTTAGTCGGAGTAAGAATCTTGTTCGACATCAGGTCCTGCACACTGGtaagaaaccttacaaatgtaatgAGTGTGGGAGAGCGTTCTGTTCCAATAGAAATCTCATTGACCATCAGAGAACCCACACTGGGGAGAAGCCTTATGAGTGTAgtgaatgtggcaaagccttcagTCGGAGTAAATGTCTTATTCGACATCAGAGCCTCCACACTGGGGAAAAGCCATACAAATGtagtgaatgtgggaaagccttcaatCAGTTCACTCAGCTCATTGACCATGAgcgaattcatactggagaaaaaccatTTAAATGTAGTGAGTGTGGTAAGGCATTCAGTCTTAGTAAATGTCTTGTTCGGCATCAGAGACTTCACACCGGTGAAAAGCCCTATAAATGCAATGAGTGTGGAAAATCCTTCAATCAAAACTCGTACCTCATTATACACCAGAGAATTcacactg tagagatgggagttctccatgttggtcacgctggtctcgaactcccgacctcaggtgatctgcccacctcggcctcccagatgctggaattacaggcgtga
- the LOC100896763 gene encoding uncharacterized protein LOC100896763 isoform X1, giving the protein MPENDHSMASLAGRNLMECSELTLKQEIFKGSESSNRTSGGLFGVVPGGTETGDVSEDTLKELEGQPSNEERSRLENYFLEITDEDKKKSTKDRYEEYEEVGEHPYLSSSPPEHEGVLKGQKSYQCDECGKAFYWSSHLIGHQRIHTGEKPYECNDCGKTFRQTSQLIVHLRTHTGEKPYECSECGKAYRHSSHLVQHQRLHNGEKPYKCNECAKAFNQSSKLFDHQRIHTGEKPYECNECGAAFSRSKNLVRHQVLHTGKKPYKCNECGRAFCSNRNLIDHQRTHTGEKPYECSECGKAFSRSKCLIRHQSLHTGEKPYKCSECGKAFNQFTQLIDHERIHTGEKPFKCSECGKAFSLSKCLVRHQRLHTGEKPYKCNECGKSFNQNSYLIIHQRIHTGEKPYECNECGKVFSYNSSLTVHQRTHTGEKPYKCNGCGKAFSDSSQLTVHQRVHTREKPYECSECGKAFSQRSTFNHHQRTHTGEKPSGLGRSSS; this is encoded by the exons ATGCCAGAAAATGACCACAGCATGGCCTCCTTGG CAGGTAGGAACTTGATGGAGTGTTCGGAGTTGACTCTGAAGCAGGAAATTTTTAAAGGATCAGAGTCATCTAATAGGACATCAGGGGGACTCTTTGGGGTGGTTCCTGGGGGAACAGAGACTGGAGATGTTTCTGAAGATACTTTGAAAGAGTTAGAAGGACAACCCTCAAATGAAGAAAGGAGCagattagaaaattatttcttggAAATAACAGATGAGGAtaagaaaaaatctacaaaagaCAGATATGAGGAATATGAGGAAGTTGGGGAACATCCATATCTATCTTCCAGTCCTCCTGAACATGAAGGAGTTTTAAAGGGACAGAAATCCTATCAGTGTgatgaatgtggcaaagctttttaTTGGAGTTCACACCTCATTGGTCATCAGAGaatccacactggagagaaaccctatgagtGTAATGACTGTGGGAAGACCTTCAGGCAAACCTCTCAGCTCATTGTTCATCTCAGAACCCACACAGGGGAAAAACCCTATGAATGCAGCGAGTGTGGAAAGGCCTATAGGCACAGCTCCCATCTCGTTCAACACCAGAGACTCCATAATGGggagaaaccctataaatgtaatgaatgtgcGAAAGCTTTTAATCAGAGCTCCAAACTCTTTGACCACCAGAGAATCCATACTGGGGAGAAACCTTATGAATGCAATGAGTGTGGGGCAGCCTTTAGTCGGAGTAAGAATCTTGTTCGACATCAGGTCCTGCACACTGGtaagaaaccttacaaatgtaatgAGTGTGGGAGAGCGTTCTGTTCCAATAGAAATCTCATTGACCATCAGAGAACCCACACTGGGGAGAAGCCTTATGAGTGTAgtgaatgtggcaaagccttcagTCGGAGTAAATGTCTTATTCGACATCAGAGCCTCCACACTGGGGAAAAGCCATACAAATGtagtgaatgtgggaaagccttcaatCAGTTCACTCAGCTCATTGACCATGAgcgaattcatactggagaaaaaccatTTAAATGTAGTGAGTGTGGTAAGGCATTCAGTCTTAGTAAATGTCTTGTTCGGCATCAGAGACTTCACACCGGTGAAAAGCCCTATAAATGCAATGAGTGTGGAAAATCCTTCAATCAAAACTCGTACCTCATTATACACCAGAGAATTcacactggtgagaaaccctatgaatgtaatgaGTGTGGGAAGGTCTTCAGTTATAATTCTAGTCTTACGGTACATCAGAGAACCCATACTGGGGAAAAACCGTATAAATGCAATGGTTGTGGGAAAGCTTTTAGTGACAGCTCACAGCTTACCGTGCACCAGAGAGTTCACACCAgagagaaaccttatgaatgtagcgagtgtgggaaagcctttagtCAGCGTTCCACTTTTAATCACCACCAGCgaactcatactggagagaagccctCAGGTCTGGGTCGGTCATCTTCTTAA
- the LOC100896763 gene encoding uncharacterized protein LOC100896763 isoform X2: MPENDHSMASLGRNLMECSELTLKQEIFKGSESSNRTSGGLFGVVPGGTETGDVSEDTLKELEGQPSNEERSRLENYFLEITDEDKKKSTKDRYEEYEEVGEHPYLSSSPPEHEGVLKGQKSYQCDECGKAFYWSSHLIGHQRIHTGEKPYECNDCGKTFRQTSQLIVHLRTHTGEKPYECSECGKAYRHSSHLVQHQRLHNGEKPYKCNECAKAFNQSSKLFDHQRIHTGEKPYECNECGAAFSRSKNLVRHQVLHTGKKPYKCNECGRAFCSNRNLIDHQRTHTGEKPYECSECGKAFSRSKCLIRHQSLHTGEKPYKCSECGKAFNQFTQLIDHERIHTGEKPFKCSECGKAFSLSKCLVRHQRLHTGEKPYKCNECGKSFNQNSYLIIHQRIHTGEKPYECNECGKVFSYNSSLTVHQRTHTGEKPYKCNGCGKAFSDSSQLTVHQRVHTREKPYECSECGKAFSQRSTFNHHQRTHTGEKPSGLGRSSS; the protein is encoded by the exons ATGCCAGAAAATGACCACAGCATGGCCTCCTTGG GTAGGAACTTGATGGAGTGTTCGGAGTTGACTCTGAAGCAGGAAATTTTTAAAGGATCAGAGTCATCTAATAGGACATCAGGGGGACTCTTTGGGGTGGTTCCTGGGGGAACAGAGACTGGAGATGTTTCTGAAGATACTTTGAAAGAGTTAGAAGGACAACCCTCAAATGAAGAAAGGAGCagattagaaaattatttcttggAAATAACAGATGAGGAtaagaaaaaatctacaaaagaCAGATATGAGGAATATGAGGAAGTTGGGGAACATCCATATCTATCTTCCAGTCCTCCTGAACATGAAGGAGTTTTAAAGGGACAGAAATCCTATCAGTGTgatgaatgtggcaaagctttttaTTGGAGTTCACACCTCATTGGTCATCAGAGaatccacactggagagaaaccctatgagtGTAATGACTGTGGGAAGACCTTCAGGCAAACCTCTCAGCTCATTGTTCATCTCAGAACCCACACAGGGGAAAAACCCTATGAATGCAGCGAGTGTGGAAAGGCCTATAGGCACAGCTCCCATCTCGTTCAACACCAGAGACTCCATAATGGggagaaaccctataaatgtaatgaatgtgcGAAAGCTTTTAATCAGAGCTCCAAACTCTTTGACCACCAGAGAATCCATACTGGGGAGAAACCTTATGAATGCAATGAGTGTGGGGCAGCCTTTAGTCGGAGTAAGAATCTTGTTCGACATCAGGTCCTGCACACTGGtaagaaaccttacaaatgtaatgAGTGTGGGAGAGCGTTCTGTTCCAATAGAAATCTCATTGACCATCAGAGAACCCACACTGGGGAGAAGCCTTATGAGTGTAgtgaatgtggcaaagccttcagTCGGAGTAAATGTCTTATTCGACATCAGAGCCTCCACACTGGGGAAAAGCCATACAAATGtagtgaatgtgggaaagccttcaatCAGTTCACTCAGCTCATTGACCATGAgcgaattcatactggagaaaaaccatTTAAATGTAGTGAGTGTGGTAAGGCATTCAGTCTTAGTAAATGTCTTGTTCGGCATCAGAGACTTCACACCGGTGAAAAGCCCTATAAATGCAATGAGTGTGGAAAATCCTTCAATCAAAACTCGTACCTCATTATACACCAGAGAATTcacactggtgagaaaccctatgaatgtaatgaGTGTGGGAAGGTCTTCAGTTATAATTCTAGTCTTACGGTACATCAGAGAACCCATACTGGGGAAAAACCGTATAAATGCAATGGTTGTGGGAAAGCTTTTAGTGACAGCTCACAGCTTACCGTGCACCAGAGAGTTCACACCAgagagaaaccttatgaatgtagcgagtgtgggaaagcctttagtCAGCGTTCCACTTTTAATCACCACCAGCgaactcatactggagagaagccctCAGGTCTGGGTCGGTCATCTTCTTAA